The Coleofasciculaceae cyanobacterium DNA segment TTCTAAAGAACTATAGGAATTTCATCCAAATTTCATTTTTGTATGTATGCGATCGCTTTACCTGCTGGATTTGGGCAAGGTGAATCTGTGGATCTGCTAAATGTGGCTTTTAAAATATATTGCCAGCAAGAGATGCATCTGAGTGGCAAAATTCCTCTATTTCTCCTCGACTTTTCCACCTAATTAGTTTTAACTAGAAAGTATATAAGTAGGTAGGCGAAATAATTTATCAAACCCGAACCTTCAATTTTTTTCCCTAAACCCTAACCCCTACCCCCTGTCATCGCTATTTTCTATTTAATTACACCCACCTACTTATATCCCACCAAAAAATTTTGTACTTTTGGAGCGTTAGTCTGATGAAACCAGAGCGTCATAGCAACCTACTGTTTCTCTTCTTGATCTCCCTCGCCATAATTTTAGGTATTTTTGTCATTGGTAGATTTGCCAATCAATTTTTGAAGCAAGCCCCAGATTTTAATGATGGAATTAGTGAGCCATCATCCGAAGAAATAGATTAACAAAATTATTAACTGAATTATTTTAATAATTAAAACAAGTTTGTTTGCTCAATAAATTTTACTAATCCAATATTCTTTATTAAAAAAAATAGGTAATTAACCATTTTTATAGCTGATTTTAATTAAGAGGATAAATTAATCGTGACTGTTAAAAAAATTTTAGTTATTGATGATGAAGATGATATTCGTAAATTAATTCAAACCTGTTTAGAAATTATGGGAAGGTGGCAAGTCATAACAGCTTCTTCTGGTAGTGAAGGATTAGATTTGGCTCAAATTAATCTACCCGATGCAATTCTTTTGGATGTAATGATGCCAAAGATCGATGGTTTAAGTACTTTTAAAAAATTGCAATCTAACCCAATAACTAGCAACATTCCTGTTATTTTAATGACAGCTAAAGGACCTTCTTGGGAATCAAAGTTTACAGAATTAGGTGTAAAAGGCGTAATTAATAAACCGTTTAATCCTTTAAAAATAGCCAATCAAGTAGCAGCAGCTTTAAGTTAAAACCCTGATATAAGTTTTTAAGAAAAAAGAATCAAAAGTACCAATTGGCGGGATATCGAATTATAGCTTGGGTAGGACAGGCAATACTTGCTATTTTTACTATCTTTGCTGTTGCTAGAGGTAATTGGCTCAATGCTTTAGCTCTTGCTTTGTTTCTAGTTGCCTCTTTCGTTTTCGTGGTTCGAGACGATCGCTTGCCAACTCTAGTTGATTTTTTGTTGGTTGTAGCAGTCTGATTAAATGCAATGGGTTGGGTTTGGGGCTTTTTTGCTATGCCAGGAGCTTATAACGAAATTGTTCACGCTTACACTACTTTTGCCATTACTTTGGCATTGAGTTTTTTAGTTTACAGTTTCGATGCTAGGAATTTTGCGCGTAATCTCAAAATTATAGATTTCTATGGATTAATATCGACTTCGGGATCGGATAGGTTGATTTTAGCAGGGGTAATATTATCAATAACTAATACAGCTTGCTGAGAATATTCTGATTCCAATCTTTGTTTTAGCTCTGGGTTTAAATTTAAATTGTAGTCTCTTTCCAACTCAGCTAGAGAAAAAGGACGAACACTACCTCTTGCAAAAATTTCTGCATTTATTTCAGGAGTTGGTTGAGGAGCAATGCTTAGTACTAATAAATCTTTTCCACCACTTAAATTATACTCAGACAAAGTAAAAGTATTGTTATCTAGTACTTCTTCAACTTTTCCTTTAACTGCAACTGGTTTATTGTAAAAGTTTTGAGGATTTTCAGTTATTTCGCTGGCAGAGGGGGATAAAGTAATTGATTCGGCAATAATTGCTGGTCGGTCTTTATAAAGCTTAACTACATCTGGAGATAAATCTAAATCTTGATTTTCTATAATATTAGATGTAATTACTCGGTCTACTGTACCCGTTACCTGCACGATGCCATTTTCTGGTAGTTCAGGCAAAAGTTTACCAGAACGATCGATTACTAGTACTCTTTGACCACCAAAATATAGTTCGTCGGCAAGAGCGAAAACTGATTCTGATTTAATTTCTTCAACTGCGCCTCTGAGTGTAACCGTTTTACCGATAAGTTTTTGGGTTTGTTCGATAATTTCTTCTGGAGTTACTCTGGGTCTTGATTCTTGAGCCGTAACTTGGAAATAATTGGTGTTTCTTGCAGTTGTAAATAATGGTAGTGCTAAAAGAGATAAGCCTAAAGCACTCTTGGATATAATTTTCCATGGCATCGAACGATATTTTGACATAATTTGACTCCTTAAACGAGGATTATATATTGAAATATATAAACAATTTACTTATTTTTATTGACTTGCTTTTAATATTTAAAATAAAACTAATGTTATAAGAATTCCTCTCTCAAAAGTTAGATTACTGTTTAAAGTATTTGATAAGAAAATTTAAAATTAAAGTTTAAAAATTAAATTTTAATAGTTAAGAAAAATAAAAAATATTTTTGACAAACTCTTTTCTGATAAATCCAAAACATAATTTTATTTATCAAAATAATTTAAACTTTTGTCTAATAGCGATCGCTAAAAATTAGAATGACTTTTATATGGCAATCTTATTTGATTGGTGAACCTGTAGCTCTCTTCAAAAGCAAGAAAGAAAAAAGGTAGTCTACTGGCGCGTCGCTGGTGGGCGGTGGCTTTGCGGGGTGCGATCGCGATTCTCTTTGGTTTAACAGTTTTGGCTTTTCTAGGTATCAGTTTACATCGTACTGTTTGGTGTTTTTGTGTTGGTAGATAGTATTTTTGCCTTAATCGCCTTAAGAAATCGCCATGTGGAAAAACCATCAACCATCTTGGGTGTTGCTATTTGAGGGAATAAGGAGCATTGTCATTAGCAATTCTTTGGTTAATCGACGGATATGCAATCTTTTTCGGCATACTTCTGTTGATTCTTGGTTTTCGACTGCGAAGTTGGAAACAACAAGAACCACCAGTTATTTGATCGAGCTTACTGAAAAATTTGAGTCTGTCTATCTGTGGGTAGGGATTGTACGAATTGAAGAGGCAAAATCGCTCGGTTGATAGTTTTGGCGTAGTCAGCACTTAAGTAAGAGCGAAATTTTGGAGAATCTTTAATATATGTTGTCAGGAAAGCGACGCTTAATGCTTTGAGATAACGGCGAGCAATTTCAGTTTCAGTATCTGAACCAATAATCTCAGAAGGTATTTGTATGGGATCTGGGCTGGAATCAGATTTAGCGATCGCACTAAAGTGAGTTCCACCTTCAAGAAGCACGAGATATTTTTGTTCTGTCGTCAACCAGCTAAAGGGTTGAATTTGTTCTGGTAAGGCTGGTGCGACTCGATCGCCACTACTGGAAACGATCATTACGGGAATGGAAATTTGTTCTAATCCATCTCGACCAAAAATAGTATTGCTAATTGGATTAATCGCGATCGCTGCTTTAATTCTGGGATCTCGCAAGTTATACTGCATTTGAGGTAATTTAATCGCTCGGCATTGAAGTAATAAAGATACATTCAAAAAGGCATCAACCTCCCCACAATCCTTTTGCAGTTGCTCGAAATTTAAAGATGCACCTGCTAAAGCTAGTGCTGTGTAGCCACCAAACGATTGACCGATAACGCCAACTTGTTGCAAATTAAGATTACTTCCATAGCGTTTTTCTAAGACATCGAGTAGATATTTTACATCCAAAGGGCGATCGATAAACTCTTTTGGTTCGGTTACTACATTAATGCGACCAGTTAATAACGAGCGTAATTGCTCGGAATTGCTATTAGGATGTTCGGGAACGGCAACGGCAAAACCATAGGAAGCTAATTGTTGGGCTA contains these protein-coding regions:
- a CDS encoding response regulator; amino-acid sequence: MTVKKILVIDDEDDIRKLIQTCLEIMGRWQVITASSGSEGLDLAQINLPDAILLDVMMPKIDGLSTFKKLQSNPITSNIPVILMTAKGPSWESKFTELGVKGVINKPFNPLKIANQVAAALS
- a CDS encoding alpha/beta hydrolase; translation: MRDRLYDYLLKRLGITLSILLFSLISAPTLAAQKIEVSYGIIQSSIALEKLEQFAKTGITEGDISFFANNLNPEQLINLRRLLLTPINLNSVEISQFFYTPIGENILKQVAQIIQTESGRSDFYAIRSALILAAAEQPHGFTILDILQKYPINGVSIDLERSLELSDRLRTLKEQTQQAIALISKQSATAASQQQQINFFNLPDLRLPGNFSWTVQTLKLNDRQRDYPEGILKDSLRNREFIADIYLPQPEQAKKTTFPVVVISHGLGSDRNSFRYLAQQLASYGFAVAVPEHPNSNSEQLRSLLTGRINVVTEPKEFIDRPLDVKYLLDVLEKRYGSNLNLQQVGVIGQSFGGYTALALAGASLNFEQLQKDCGEVDAFLNVSLLLQCRAIKLPQMQYNLRDPRIKAAIAINPISNTIFGRDGLEQISIPVMIVSSSGDRVAPALPEQIQPFSWLTTEQKYLVLLEGGTHFSAIAKSDSSPDPIQIPSEIIGSDTETEIARRYLKALSVAFLTTYIKDSPKFRSYLSADYAKTINRAILPLQFVQSLPTDRQTQIFQ